The Panicum virgatum strain AP13 chromosome 5K, P.virgatum_v5, whole genome shotgun sequence genome has a window encoding:
- the LOC120710754 gene encoding zinc finger A20 and AN1 domain-containing stress-associated protein 3-like, translating into MSSFQPHESAAPAAKLCVAGCGFFGSPATHDMCSVCYKKHHSVVSGGGGSGASAATAASGPVARSACEPAVAAHDASVCLVPAKDVAEATASLSSSAPTPEAARKAQPNRCAACCKKVGLTGFVCRCGKTFCGMHRYAEEHGCAFDFKGAGRATIARANPLIKGDKLPGRI; encoded by the coding sequence ATGTCGTCGTTCCAGCCGCACGagagcgccgcccccgccgcgaaGCTGTGCGTCGCCGGCTGCGGCTTCTTCGGCAGCCCGGCCACCCACGACATGTGCTCCGTCTGCTACAAGAAGCACCACAGCGtcgtcagcggcggcggcggctcaggcgcctccgctgccaccgCGGCATCCGGACCCGTCGCGCGATCCGCGTGTgaaccggcggtggcggcgcacgaCGCTAGCGTCTGTCTCGTACCGGCCAAAGACGTCGCTGAAGCCACCGCATCGTTGTCCTCCTCCGCCCCCACGCCCgaggcggcgaggaaggcgcAGCCGAACCGGTGCGCGGCGTGCTGCAAGAAGGTTGGGCTGACGGGGTTCGTGTGCCGCTGCGGGAAGACCTTCTGCGGGATGCACCGGTACGCGGAGGAGCACGGCTGCGCGTTCGACTTCAAGGGCGCCGGCCGCGCCACCATCGCCCGCGCCAACCCCCTCATCAAGGGAGACAAGCTGCCCGGCAGAATCTGA